From Odontesthes bonariensis isolate fOdoBon6 chromosome 21, fOdoBon6.hap1, whole genome shotgun sequence, a single genomic window includes:
- the mpv17l gene encoding mpv17-like protein gives MRRAVLKEAAKRFPWLANVTLYGCLFAGGDFVHQLIAQKEHMDWKHTRNVAIVAISFHGNFNYFWLRALERRFPGKSAGMVFRKLLLDQSFASPLATSVFYTGVSFLEGKEDLFEDWREKFFNTWRTGLMYWPFMQFLNFVLMPLHLRTAFMGCCAFLWATFLCFSRQSGDGTAAVALAFVMDPRKTLEEIREARLARKRQKIQREN, from the exons ATGAGGAGAGCGGTGCTCAAAGAAGCCGCTAAGCGGTTCCCATGGCTGGCCAATGTCACTTTGTACGGCTGCTTATTCGCCGGCGGTGACTTTGTCCACCAGCTCATCGCTCAGAAGGAGCACATGGACTGGAAACACACTCGCAATGTTGCTATAGTGGCAATCAGTTTCCATGGAAACTTTAATTACTTCTGGCTGCGCGCTCTGGAGAGACGTTTCCCTGGAAAGTCAGCCGGGATGGTGTTCCGCAAACTCCTGCTGGACCAAAGCTTCGCGTCGCCTTTGGCCACCAGTGTCTTCTACACAG GCGTGAGCTTCTTGGAGGGAAAGGAGGATCTCTTTGAAGACTGGAGGGAGAAATTCTTCAACACATGGAGG accGGACTCATGTACTGGCCATTCATGCAg TTTCTCAACTTTGTCCTGATGCCGTTGCACCTGCGAACGGCCTTCATGGGCTGCTGCGCCTTCCTCTGGGCCACCTTCCTGTGCTTCTCACGCCAGAGCGGCGATGGCACTGCCGCCGTGGCTCTGGCATTTGTCATGGACCCCCGTAAAACTCTGGAGGAGATACGTGAGGCCCGGCTGGCCCGAAAGAGGCAAAAGATACAGAGAGAAAATTAA